Proteins from one Lacrimispora sphenoides genomic window:
- a CDS encoding HPr family phosphocarrier protein — protein MISYEYIVSDKQGLHAINALRLSKAASEYESRITLKSRKGTADCKNVLSLISLGARHGECLEFIIEGQDENKAIDFLKEFLQTNL, from the coding sequence ATGATTAGTTATGAATACATTGTATCGGACAAGCAGGGGCTTCACGCCATCAATGCTTTGAGGCTGAGCAAGGCGGCATCGGAATACGAGAGCCGTATAACCCTTAAAAGCAGGAAAGGCACAGCGGACTGTAAGAATGTACTCTCACTCATAAGTCTGGGAGCACGCCATGGAGAATGCCTGGAGTTTATTATAGAGGGACAGGATGAAAACAAGGCAATCGATTTCCTTAAAGAGTTTCTTCAGACCAATTTATAA